AATTATATTAGAACACCCTGCAAAAAACAATTACAATAAAACTATTAGTTTCttgcagttagaagaaagaaaaaaaattgtagcaGAACACAGCTAAAACAGTTACAGACAAACAaatagtttcttttaaattacaaaagaaattagaaaagagagagaaacagataGTAGAGCACACAAAGAAAACAGTTGTTTCTTAGGAAGaaattggaaggaaaaaaatagagtGGAACACAgcaaaaaacaattacaacaaagaattagtttcttctaaattgcaaaagaaattagaagaaagaaagaaaaatgaaacagAACACAGACCTGAATAGTTCTCCAGCATGCGAACATCACTGCCAAAAGGACCCTAATGGTGTGTGGGAGATTTGGCAGACCATCAACTTACACCACAAGGTTCGCCTCTCATTGATGTACAATAATATGCAACTAAATCAACAACAAATAAGATCTAAGATGGAAAATGGACAAGAAATAGGGTTTTAATACACTTATACATACAAGGCATGTGCATTGTACCTTGCACGAGGTGGGCACCTCGTGTACCTTGGCAGTGCCTCAAGCTTGGCACTTCGCCTCAGTGGTGATGAGGCacgcctttgacaactatggcaTCCAGTACTGGGTGGTTCAAAATTGTATTACCAACTATGGCCTCTGGagttttttgatatattttttcttgattgGAACCTTAATCCTCTTTTGTAGGCATCTATCTTATATGCCCAATTGTTGCTTTGTCAATATTAGACTATCCTTCTATGTGTGCAGGATGCCTCTGGAGATCTTCCTGGAGAAGATCAAGGTCAGTCTAATGTCAAAGTAATGTGCCGACTTTGCTATTTTGGTGAAAATGAAGGAAGTGAGAGAGCAAGGAAGATGCTTTCTTGTAAAAGTTGTGGCAAGAAGTATCATAGGAGTTGTCTGAAAGCTTGGTCCCAGCATAGaggtattttttttcatatggaGCTTTGATATTATTCCAAATTCTACCTTTTCTGACATGTTGATGACAGATTTATTCCATTGGAGCTCATGGACCTGTCCCTCATGCCGTATTTGTGAGGTAAATATTGATGTGCCCTTTTTAACATATAAGTGGAAGTTAATAGTTAAGGAAAACGAATCATATATTATACTGTTTCAACATGATGTTAACTGCCTTGTTTGTCAGAAATGGTCTTATACATCTCCTTTCTACTAAGCACTACAGGAATGGCTATTTGATTGTTTTAAGCATTAGCAGTTAGTAATTGTTATCAGCTCCTAGTgttctattatttttccatttctgGCTTAAATTAAGATTTCAATATAATACCTTTGATTTTGGTGTAGCTAGGAATTCTGTATGCTAGTGAAAaacttttaaattcttaattttgtaaaaattagcATGATTGAGATGGTTTATGCGCATTATGATAATTATCAAGCACTACAATTTATGCTAAGTAGGGCATATGCTTCTAAATAGTTGTCACGTTCATGCTGTTTTTTTGGTCATGAAGTCAATGATATCAGAATATGTAATAATATCTGGCTGTCAGCCTATTTATTCAACTGTCCAGATTTTGTCTTTTAAGATTTTCTGAGTGATGCTACCTAATCAATTGACATTCTGGATGGTCTAGCTGAAGTTGTCCTTTTTTTATGCCATGCAaccaatcaatttatttttaccgGCTTACAGCTGGTTTATAGTTAGTTCTGTAttcctttttcaactttattGCTTTCTGTTTACTCCAGGTCTGCCGTAGAACTGGGGATCAGACAAAATTCATGTTCTGTAAGAGGTGTGATGGAGCATATCATTGTTACTGCCAGCATCCTCCTCACAAGGTGGGGCTTCCATTCCTTCTTGTGTTTTATCTTGTGATTTAGATAGTCAGCTTTATCTTGTTATGGGGTCATGCAGAATGTAAGCAGTGGACCTTATTTGTGCCCTAAACACACAAGGTGTCACAGCTGTGGATCTACTGTCCCTGGAAATGGTCTAAGCACAAGGTATTATCTTTGGCTAAGTTAAGCAGAAGGTATTTTATATTAGGATTGTATAGAGTCTTTATGTTTGCAATCTAACTAGCTGGTTGATAGTTGAATGATTGCTTCCCTTTCTGGATGTGATGAAGGTCCTTTAAGGGTCACTTGTTCGAGTCGTTTTCTCTGGCTTATTAATGGTTTTAGTAGTCACTTTAATAACTGAATATACTTATTGTATGTGTTGTTATCATGAATAATTATAGTGAATACACCACTTCTATTTGTATCTACCTGTGCTGTTTGACTGTTCATTTTTGGGCTGCCATCTCTTGATATTTATCCAAAGATATTTAGTCAACAGTGTAGTATTTATCTTTGGAAGGATTTCTTCTCTCTGTTTTTACTAGGGAAACGAATTTGTTGCCTGAACTTCAGCTCAGTGATTCTGAGTAATTGTTAGGCTTTTCTTGAAGTTCTATTTGGCTTGTCAAGCACCTCCCATCAATGATAGCCATGCAGATTGTGCAAAACTTGAATTAGAAAACAggaactaaaaataaatattcaaaattatatatatataaatatatatgttttgattgGTGGGGAGGGGGTGGGATTGGGGAGAACAGCAGAAGGTTTAGCTGCTGCATTCATAttctattttgttcttcttaCCTATTGTCAATGACCTCATGGATGTAAGGCTAGGTAGTATTGTACAGGAGGCACCTTCTGCCCcctaaagaaaaagaaatgaaaaaagggAAATGAAGTAAATGTGAGGTACCTttctgtcatgaccctagggtttagctagggtttaggaaggaatttggataagaaTTAAGAGGAAGGGagagcagaaagggagggaaggAAGAATAgaacagaattgagggagagagaaaagccatgggagagtattgagagagggaattgagattcaaatcattcattcattaagtcctttctctaactactcaagcttatttataggcttacaattgaagatgctaacaacaacaacataaaatgcaactaataaggaaaacacatgacatgtattactaatatatccttggggttccttggggtcacgacaatccccaccccttcaaacaattcttgtccccaagaattgataGTTGTTGACCCCATTCCTCAACCGATTCCAGCCCTAGCAaactggtttcttcttcgccttttcttgtgcttatctcgtatcttctttttcttttgcctttttgtgtcttttcctttaaaaacatTAGTACTATGACTTGCTGCAACAGCAAGTCCAGCCATCCCCCTCATCCTGATTTCCATGGAGAATGCTTCCAATTGATCCGTTATAGctgcaaccatatcatttccaatcatAGAAAGGAACTCCAACTTCGTTGCAAGCCAAAATTTGAATCGGCGTTGCAGCTCTCCAACtgaaagaggaataaacaaAACAGCAAGAATTTTGTTCCCCCCAACAGAAATTTCTTCCAAGCACAAGCAGCCTTCGTTAATCTCTAACCAACCTTGAATTGTACTCCAATGGCcattaactttaattaaagCACCCTTTGAAGTAACAGCAAGACTATCACTCACAGCAACTGCAGGATTGTGCAAGTCCTCAACCTCCTGCTTCTTCCTTTGGTCCAAGTCCTCGTTACGTGGCTGTCTTTCATCATTGGCATGGAACCTATCAGCAATGTCATCCTCATATTCCGAAGTTACTCCATCCGTTTCCTGCAAATATAAGCTGTAATTTTCGCTAATATCCATGTCCGATCTCTCTTTATTGCTGgagttttcagttttaattGGCCAGTCCAGCTCCAAATTTTCCTCAGATTCCTGCTGGTCATAATTTGCAGTCTTAGAAGCTCCCTCAATCAGTTGGCTGCCCTTAATATAACTGTTAGGCTGCAACTCTTGCTTTCTAAAAATGGCTTCCAAAGCGAGTTCCTGCAACCTTGCTCTCTTGGCTGCCTCTTTCACAGTTGTCGGCATCATCATTTTGACCATTGACCTTAGTTTGTCCTTCAAACCACTAATaaatcttgatacaaaatagtgCTCCGTTAGAGTTGGCTGAGCACTCCACAATAGggaccttaactcctcaaatctaTCCCAATAATCTGTCATCGATCCCTCctgaattaatttgttaaactcctTAGTCACCTTAATCATGTTCTTCTTCATCCCAAATTGGTCATGTAAATTTCCAGCGAGATCAGTCCACTTGATCTCCCCTTCCCTAGACATTGGAGTATGATTGGAAGTGTGGGAAGATGAACATCTTACTTGAATTTCCGATTTCAAGGCCTGTAGTTCCCTTGCCTCTTGCAAGCCATGGGTCATAGGAAGGGTGCCATGTTTGGGCAAACTTGGATCAGCAGCCCGGGGACGAAAATCGGGTGACAACATGTTGAACATGTTGATCCGCTGGACATGTTGCTTCATCATCTTCTGATGCCTCTCCAAGTCTCTCTACACTCTTTCTTGAGAGGTAGCTAGTCCCCAACGCATGTTTGCTTTGCTGGCTGCATTATCCTCCTAGTTGTGGGTCATTGCCTTCTGCGTGACCTTATATTCCCTAGCTCCAAAATTCAGCTGTTGTTGCTGCCTTCGATAATCACTTGATCTTAGTTGCcaccaagaacaatcttcaggTCCGATTCTTCTTCGTTGAACTTCTTGAATTTGCCGGAATTTCAAGAATCACTGCCCAATCCATTTCGTCACCTGCTGCGGTTTGACCATCCCAATTCCAAGCCGCAAAGCTTGAGTAACGATGCAGTAGCTGAGAATCAGCTGCTGCAATTTTGCCTTCTAATAATTTGCTTCATCTACTATTTTTGAACCCGACCGCTCCTGCCTTTCACCTCAATCACATGCAATGAGTTTGCTGAAATCAAACTGATTTAAGGCTAGCCCCAGCGGAGTCGGAATCGCTTGGCCACCGTGCATGGAAATACAAAATGTCGAACAAGACTAGTAGGAACGAGTCCCAGAATGATGCCAATCTCTGTAAAAACTTACTGTATATTGTCGGAATTCACTGCTCAACTCCCAAACCTACTGCCAAGGATTGTGGCGCCTTCACTACTCACCGGATCTAAGTAATTCTTGAtcgccacccaatcaccgtccactaTCTCGCTTCTGAAGCACTTCCGCTGCGTAACTCCTCTTCCTATCCAGTCTGAGTTTGTCACTGAAATCAATTGCATATGGCCGCGCATGTAGATCCGATCCTCCTGTTCTGTATCAAATTCGTTGCGGCTCGGCTTCCTATTCTTCCGAATTCAGTACCTCTAATCCGCAATTGAATTGCCGATCAGAGCCTATAGTTCGCAAGAACTTGTTTCTCACAGTCACCCTCCTGCTTTGTGTTCGTAGCCAAGACAGCCTTTAATTTCCGAACCTAACGCTACGGTTTTTCTGATTGTCAAACTCGCTTGCGTCTTCTTGTCATCACTACAAATTCAAGACCGCTGGACTTACTTCCACGCCGTGCCTTAACCACTCGCCAATCACCGGGATTCGTAATCACCGAAATTTCACTTATCTCTGTCTTGGCTCACAATCGCTGAAATCTACTTCACTTAGATCCATCGAGATTTGGATCTGCTTCGCCTCCAATTTTGGACTTGATTAACTCAATCAAGTAAGCCGAAAATTTCCCCTAGACTGAACCGCACTCTGATGTTCAGCAATCGTTATTTCCTCTTCCACTTCACCCTAGTTTCGTCACTGGGACTCATGAAGCAGCCTAGAGCAGATTCTGCAGCCTAGTGTCTTGATTGATTGAAATCACAACCGAGGAAcgacggctctgataccaaatgtcatgaccctagggtttaggaaggaatttggataagaaTTAAGAGGAAGGGAGAGCCGAAAGGGAGGGAAGGAAGAATAGaatagaattgagggagagagagagaaaagccatgggagagtattgagagagggaattgagattcaaatcattcattcattaagtcctttctctaactactcaagcctatttataggcttacaattgaagatgctaacaacaacaacataaaatgcaactaatgcaattaataaggaaaacacatgacatgtattactaatatatccttggggttcctTGGGGTCACGACACTTTCGCAATAACTGGTTTGGTAATATggttaggtatttaattaaagtttattggATAGATGGCAGGAGATACTTAAGCATACCAAATACGTATGGGATGTTGTTGGAGCTGAATGGAAAGAAATTTCATAGCTAAGATTGAGAAGTAGTGGAGAATAAATGCTGAGTGGTGTCACAATCCTAGGGTATAATGGTCACTAAAGCTTGCTGCAATTACTGCATTATATTTTTCTGTTACAGCTTGTATTTTTTCAGTTGCATTTCTGTTCTGTTTTAGAATGGATAGCTGTAATTCTTTCAGTTACAAATTGTAACTGAAAGAATTCTGTAAGAATGGCTATATAAGCTACTCGAGATGATCTTTTGGAGGATATTGAGTAATGACTGATTGAATgcttctctctcttcaattctttccctgatttctctctgtttcttccctcatctttctctctgttcttcctgatttctctctccctttcgaTTCTCCCTTCCTCAGTTTCttccaaatttactaaaaaaccCTAAGTCAGGTCCTGATCCCTGACAAGTGGCTGACACTCAGGCATCTTGGAAGAGCTTTATTTTGTGCCGGCTTTGTAGGGCCATTCttcaacttctttttcttccattatATTGAATGCGACCttatatctataatatataacaacatATTGTAAGTTGTACCCTGTGCTTCTGAGGATGTGGTGCGCCTGCAGTGCTGGGCTATATCTACAGGGATCtgatacatttatttatttccttaaaTAAATGAATCTTTCAGCAGGGATGTAAAGaactatttttcttaaaatgttCTTCTTTTGTTAAGTGCTGTCATGCCTTCTAACAGGACTCTGCAGACAACGTTGTCATAATCTTTTTTTGCCAGGATCAGCACTCTAACTGGTCTTCAAACACTTCAATCACTTaagattctttttttttgttttcatggcCAAAGATGACTGGAGAGctataattcatgtagctgacaaCACCTACTAAGATTACGGCTGCGAAGATgtaattgtttttaaatattgCACATTTCCACAGCAAGTGCTTCCACATGCTTCTATTTGTCTTTAGGTTCTACATCCTAAACTGGATCAAATAGCCTACTTGAATATAACCCACTAACACgaacttcatttatttttattgaagcATGCATCTAAAGGATCTTTAAGAAGGCTAATTAAGCAGAGAAATTGTTGATGAAATTTTCATATGTGAGAAAGCGATCCCTTTATAATTGACCTCTGTTGATTTAATACATATTCTTTAGAACTTAGAGAATTTGATGGTGTCCATCTAAAGAACTGTTATTGCATTGACTGGATAAGGGGTTTGATGTGTCTCCACCCCCCTCCCCTTTAATGGTGCAATTTCCCAATGCTTGGGGCAGTGTATGTTGTTTTCGCTGTTGAACTTGGTATAGCAAACTGATCAATTCACTGATGTTTCGATTACCTGAGATAATTTGTTGGGTTTGTTCTTATCTGGAAAGGATGCATCTTCTTGTAAAAGTAGATTGATTAGTTGTTGCCATTATAAATGCAGGTGGTTTCTAGGTTATACTTGCTGTGATGCTTGTGGAAGGTTGTTTGTGAAAGGAAACTACTGCCCTGTTTGTTTGAAGGTAGCCTTTGGTTTTTTATGTTCTTCATACTTGCATATCTGATCAATCATTTTGTTGAACTATTAACAGTTGCAAATTTTGAGAAGTCAAGGATTCTAAGATGTACTTGCAGGATCTCTATTTATCTATCTGCACTATGAACGTTGACATCATTTGTGCTTGATGGTTGCACAAAAGTTGATTAccattttactttttctttgtaGGTTTACAGAGATTCTGAATCAACTCCTATGGTTTGCTGTGATGTTTGCCAGCGTTGGGTTCATTGTCAATGTGATGGGATCAGGTTTCTATTGTTTTTCTCCTGAACTACATCTATAAATAGTactgatattttatattttgttccaTCATATATTCGTTAAGTCTGATTTATTGTTAGTAATTATGATATCTTATAAATTGCATGCTTAATGCAACATTCCCTTGGAAAATTTGGTATAACTTCAGCATGAAAATACCCAATGCCAAATGAGTTTGGGAggcaccaaatatttttataataatcaaatactgTGTACATCAGGTATGTAATGAGATTACAATTAGATTGTTAGATTTAAATGGGTGTTTTTGGGGAGGATAACATGGACAAATTTTGTAATGTGTATTATACAGTTCAATTTAATGTTCTTTGTTGAACTTCAGTTTTCTTATCTATATGCATGTCTGTGTCTTATGCATAAACAGTACACGCATGATGTGAATTCCTTTTATATCCGAATGCTTCTCTGATTCTCTTCTCTCCTGGGCCTTAATGCTAATCTAAGGCAAATGCTTTAACAACAACCAACTCTAGTGATAACATAATACTCAATCTCCAGTCAGCTTGAAATTTGGCAACCTGCTTAACAGGAGCATATAAATGATGGTGGCATTAGATGAGGTGATACTCATAGAAGTTATGCAAGTATGTTAGGACAACAATGCTTACACCATGTGTATACAGATCCCTTCCCTTTGAGCGTAGTTACAACTCCACGAATTTGTTTTTTGGCCGAATGATGTATATGCTACAATTATTGTGGATTAGTGGTATTATGTTAGATTATTGgtattcttttaatattttgtgtacTCTCAATATCACAGATTGAAGAtgttcttttaatatttttgtatgtcGTCATTGTCACATGTCGAATAGTATCTTCATATTGGATTAGTGGTATTTTGTTACAATTTTTGCATCGTGTTTTGGTTTTTACGGTCATGAATgagacccccccccccaaaaaaaaaaaaaaaaaaaaaaccctttttTCCATgcccatatttttatttatcccAATTTGCTGTATTCTGCGTCTGTATTTGTTTCCTCATTACCTAGCCTAAGGCACTTGCTTTctgtttgtattttattaagCCTTTCACATTGCATTTTCATAAATGTTtccttgtttttcctttttctgatTTGTGTGACCCACTTTTTGATGATAGACAAAACTTGTTCAGAATCATTTTGTGCATCATATTGAGACTTAATATTGCTTACAGCTGTTAAATATCTTGCagtgatgaaaaatatttacagTTTCAAGTTGATGGAAATCTTCAGTATGTATGTGCAACGTGCCGTGGAGAGTGCTACCAGGCATGTATAATGTTACAGTTTGATGAACATTATTTGTTGGTTTATGAATATAACCTTTCCTTCTGCTTACTGAATTTCCAGGTGAGGGATCTTGAGGATGCTGTTCAGGAGCTTTGGAGGAGAAGAGACAAAGCTGAAAGTGATTTGATTGCAAGCTTGAGGGCAGACGCTGGATTGCCTACTCAAGaagaaatattttctatttcacCTTATTCAGATGATGAAGACAGTGGTCCTATATTAAAGAATGAGTACAGTCGATCCTTGAAGTTTTCTCTCAAAGCGCTGGTAGATAAATCACCAAAGAAGACCAAAGAATATGGAAAGAAATCTTCAAACAAGAAATATATTAAGAAGAAGGGATACATTGATCCCTCATCAGTTGGGTACAGTGGGGATGATGACAAGAACGGCGATACGCAGTCCCATAAAAGTGGAGAACCTTTTTCTTCTCCTGTTGCTGGAAGTTTGAGTGAAGGGGTATGCTCCATCAATCATACCGGGGTCCTGAAACATAAGTTAATTGATGAGGTCAGAGCTGGTAGTGAAAGTATGAAATCAAAAAGAATCCAAATTAAGGGTACTAAAACTCATGGTATGGGCATTGGAGATGACACTGGAATGGATACCACCAAATCTAAGAACACAACCTCAAAAGGACCAAAGCTTGTTATACATTTAGGTGGACGCAATAGAAATGCAACTACCTCTCCTAAGTCAGATGCTTCTAGCTATCAAAGAGAGCAAGAATTGACAGCTTCCAATGGTATGAGCCTGGATGTTATTTGTTGTTTACTACAAACTGGAAAAGTTTTGAACTGCCTGCCTTGTTGATGGAAAATTTGTTTAGACTTGTTACTGTTGAGTTAAACTTTAAGGAAGTGTAGTAGAACTTTTCCattaagttttcttttttcttctttttttataccTTTTTTTGCTTGGTTACATTTGTCAGAGCTTTGGCGTTTATTGAGAGTTAAAAACTGTGTAAGTTCTTAGTTTTGGTATGAATCTGGGTCCTTATGCATATTCACTGTAACATTACAGGTTCATTGTTTGCAGTCTTCCACACACCATGGacatttttgatatttcatcTGCCATCttgaagaattattttcttctctgtACCTCGTAGAGCATCTGTCTCCACCctaaatatgaagaaaaaaaaaagtgatttcGGCCATGATTCATGGTAGTGCAGATAATTGTGGCAAATGATactgagatttttttttttttttcaaaatgtgCGAGGGAGGTAACAGGTGTTTGGTCTTAATTAAGGAGGAGCAAATGTCTGGACTGTTTCCCATTAGTAACTATTTCTGATTGCATCACTACAACTCTATAAGCACTTGCTGTGATGAGGAGTTGAAGTAGGGGTAGGGTCTCAATAGTAGTGCAAGGGAGGTAATAGCTTTTTGGTCTTAATTATGGAGAAGCAAATGTCTGGACTGTTCCCCATTAGTAACTATTTCTGATTGTATCACTACAGCTCTATGAGCGCTTGCTAGTGATGAATAGTAGTAGGGGTAGGGTCTCAATAGTAGACTTGTTTTAAGTATAATTGTGTGATTTTGACTCTTGTATGGTGTGGAAGATAAAGAAACAAGCATAAAGATTCTAACAATGTCTCAACATCCGTAGGCATCATACCAAGACAGAATTGTATCAATCCATCCTCAAATTGCTTGGCTACTAGAacttgtcatgtacctagggtttactTGGGGTTTTGGTAGTGtagaacaaaactaaaaaatgtagAACAAGACTGAAAACTTGGTATATTTCTCATTTACTCTTGACTAGGActgattacaatatatataggagaaaaaaaaaattcaaatccctataactaaggaaaaaaggaaggaaTCCTAATTACATCAACTAttaatttacatcaatcaatcaatcttaattatatcaattactaatttacatcaatcaatcaatctcaACAATTAAggttgattataatcaatcccatgGATTGTGggataagattgattataatcaatcccatagataGTGGGATCATTGAGATTGATAATCacccatagattgtgggatctttctaacaatattaatattctCCCTCGAATGAATGTTGATTATTCCCAGCATGCCAATTAGATCGTCAAACTGATTGAGTGCCAAGCCTTTGGTAAGAATATTGACCACTTGCTGTTTGGATGTTACATAGGATAGCTGAATGAGTCATGAATCCAACTTTTTCTTGATAAAATGACGATTAATCTCTACATGCTTGGTCTTGTCATGTTAAACAGGATTTTGGGCAATACTAAGAGCTGATTGATTATCACACAACAATTCAAATATGTCTCTACACTTGTACCTTTAAGTCTTCTAGGATGATTTTTAGCCATAAGAGCTCACACAACCCAAGGGCCATAGCCCTGAATTTTGCCTCAGCACTTGATCGAGCCACTACTCCATGCTTCTTGTTTCTCCAAGACACCAAGTTACCTCCTAAGAATACACAATAACTTGTTGTGGATCTCCTATCAACTAGGGACCCTCCATAATCAGCATTTGTATACCCATGAAGAGAATACCTTTGCTCGGTGTAGCCTTTAGATAATGTAGGATCTTTCGCACAACATGCACGTGTACCTCTGTgggattatgcatgaattgactcactAGGCTGACAACAAAGGCTATGTCAAGCCTAGTGTGAGAGAGGTATATCAACCTCCTTACTAACCTTTGAAATCTGCCCTTATTCACTGCCTCTTCGGTATGGTTCTCCATCAACTTAGTGTTTGGATCCACTGGTGTGCCAACACCCTTGCCCCCTATCATACCTGTTTTAGCTAGTAAATCAAGTACATACTTTCGTTGAGACAAGAAAATCCCTGTCTTAGAGTATGCTACTTCGatgcctaaaaaatatttcagcATACCAAGatccttaatttcaaattccttgGCTAAATTCTCCTTAAGTAGgtgttgttcttcttcattatttcctatcaccacaatatcatcaacataaactagTAGGGCTATTACCTTTTCTCCCAAGTGTTTGATAAAAAGGGTATTATCCCCTTTACTCTGATGGTACCCCATAGATCTCATAGCCTTAGAGAATCAGCCAAACCAGGCTTGAGGGTACTGCTTGAGTCCATACAAAGCCTTCTTGAGTCTGCAGATTTTCCTTGCTCCTTGTTGCAATCCTGGAGGTAATTCTATGAAGACCTCCTCCTCCAAATCTCCATGTAAGAAGGCGCTTTTTACTTCTAGTTGCTGCAGCTACCATCTGAACGTAGCTGTTAGGGATATAAGGATGCGAACTATTGTCATCTTTGCCACAAGGGCTAAGGTTTCCAAATAGTGTATGCCATAAGACTGAATATAACCCTTGGCGACCAGTCGTGCCTTGTACCTCTCTAAGGTGCCGTCAGCTTTGTATTTGAGATTGAAGATCCACCTGCAACCCATTGGTTTGACTCTTTTTGGTCTAGGCACTACttcccatgtttgatttttatttaaggctTTCATCTCCTCCAACATAGCCTTCTTCTATTTTGGATCATTTAGAGCATCCTCCACGGATTTGGGAATAACAATAGTATCCAAGGATGAGAGGAAACTTTTATGGCTGCGGGAAAGGCAATGGTAAGATATGTAATTGGCTAGAGGGTGTTTGGTGTAGGTTCTGACCCCTTTCCGTATTGCAGTGGGTAGGTCCAGATCACTAGGCTCAGGGTAGGCATTGTTGGAATGACATCCATTTGAGGTGGTATTGTGGTAATTCTATTCCCGAGTCAGGAGCTGATGGTGAGGCTGGTTGAGGTACATCACCAGGCTGTCTTGTCTTGTTTTAAATACGTAGGGAGAGCCTTTAAATCTCATCGAGGATGACAACCTCAGATCTGCTTATTCATTGCAGCCTTCACTTTGAGGAGAGGAATTATGTAAAGAGATATGATGAGGAGAGGGAACAAAAATGAGGTTAGGACTTGTATCAGTGGAGCTTGAGGTTGCTGATTCTAGGGATGGAAAGAAATGCCGAGGGTCATGATCATCACCTCCTACAATCTCCCCTTGAGGTCTAACATGG
The Diospyros lotus cultivar Yz01 chromosome 12, ASM1463336v1, whole genome shotgun sequence DNA segment above includes these coding regions:
- the LOC127787254 gene encoding uncharacterized protein LOC127787254, coding for MAFHVACPITCQRICFCSLGFPPGLRNEKSRNEFLETVATIEALRADPSLHRPRDSGTVQVLVPKVVPPPPPPPLPAEAALGDGDEVLLSARTKRAAMQRKAAVASMVAEDYARRFESGAMPDASGDLPGEDQGQSNVKVMCRLCYFGENEGSERARKMLSCKSCGKKYHRSCLKAWSQHRDLFHWSSWTCPSCRICEVCRRTGDQTKFMFCKRCDGAYHCYCQHPPHKNVSSGPYLCPKHTRCHSCGSTVPGNGLSTRWFLGYTCCDACGRLFVKGNYCPVCLKVYRDSESTPMVCCDVCQRWVHCQCDGISDEKYLQFQVDGNLQYVCATCRGECYQVRDLEDAVQELWRRRDKAESDLIASLRADAGLPTQEEIFSISPYSDDEDSGPILKNEYSRSLKFSLKALVDKSPKKTKEYGKKSSNKKYIKKKGYIDPSSVGYSGDDDKNGDTQSHKSGEPFSSPVAGSLSEGVCSINHTGVLKHKLIDEVRAGSESMKSKRIQIKGTKTHGMGIGDDTGMDTTKSKNTTSKGPKLVIHLGGRNRNATTSPKSDASSYQREQELTASNGSEDAVQEHMINRQLMDKHAKFGDSKDAKLKGREGKLVKIRKINSDNSDMNPKVGEGNVANGYESVSPVKPRVSLGKRTFEDSTVAVGTATEGRGRSGGQPSLRNNVKARPEVFTDGSGDTGCMPLGSPPLQRDSKPLLKLKFKNPYHENHSSWTSQGEDEKSSVKGQRSKRKRPGSSVENAAAAREDQDTREDQDTSQRYKDNTMDEIMDANWILQKLGKDAIGKRVEVHQPSDNSWHKGMVKDVSEGASIISVTLDDGSTRNLELGKQGIRFVSQKQKRRFA